Part of the Pyrobaculum calidifontis JCM 11548 genome, TCGCCTACTTGGTCTACCCCCCGCTCCAGGTGGCCGACGTGTTCGCGCTCGGCGCCCATATTCCACACGGGGGAATTGACCAGCGGAGGGCGCACATACTGGCGAGGCAAGTGGCAGACAAGATTAGGTTCTACCCCCTCACTGTTGACGGCAAGAGAATTAAGCCAGTGGCGCTTCACCACAGGCTACTCCCAGCTCTCAACATATCCTCCAAGCCCAGTAGCAAAGAGGAGTTGAGCGAGCTTAAGATGTCGAAGAGCATCCCCCAGAGCGCCATTTTTGTCCACGACAGCCCCGAGGAGATTAGGCAGAAGGTGGCCAAGGCCTACTGCCCGCCGCGTGAGGTAGAGTACAACCCCGTGCTGGAGCTTCTTAGGATAGCGGCCTTCCGCGAGGAGAGGAAGACGCCGCTGGTTATTAAGAGGCCGGAGAAGTACGGGGGAGACGTGGAGGTGTGGAAGTACGAGGAGCTTGAGGCCATGTATAAGGAGGGGAAGATACACCCGGCAGACTTAAAGGCCGTGACGGCCGAGGCCTTGGCCGCGCTGTTGGAGCCGGTGTATAAGTTCTTCCAGGGGCCTGGGGCGAAGCTACTTGAAGAAATGAGAAACATAGCTATAACCCGCTAGGAGGAGGGCTCTGAGCGCGGCAAGCGACCTGGGGTCTGTAAGCGCCGCCGTTGCGAGAGTTTTCACGTGGTCGTCGTAGTCCACTGCGAGGTAGTCTCCGCCGCTGAGAGTTTTCAACAGCCGGTCAACGGCCCTCTTCCCGTAGAGAAGCTTGAACAAGAGGTGCGCCGCCCTCAGCCTCATGCGCAACTGCCGCGTCCCCTCCTCGTAAAGGCTTGGGGTGCCCCTCGCCAAGGCCTCCGCGGCCAGCTTCCCGCTTTTAACCGCGAGCACGATCCCCCCGCCGCTGAGGGGCTTGACGAGCCCCGCGGCGTCTCCCACGAGTACCACTCTGCCGTGCACCACCCTCTGCACCGGAGGTCCGGCAAGCACGCCGCCGCCAAACGGCCTGTCCACAGGCGACCCCTTTAACAACTTCACCAGCTTGTTCAACTTTTCCACTAGGCAGCACTTGTCGGCTAGGCCTACGCGGTAGACGCCCTTGTCCACTTCAACAACCCATGCAAAATACGCCTGGGAAATCTTGGGGTTGTATACGACGGTGATGCCGGGGAGCTCAGCCGGGCTTTTTACGTCCACTTGGAGGCCCGGCAGTCTGACCACCTCGCCGTACGCCCTAGAGAGGCGCCTCAGCGAGCCCTCGGCCACTACGATGTAGTCATATGGACCGTACTTCTCCCCCCTCTCTGTGTACAAGTACGGGCCCTTGATCGCCGTCACCTTTTCGCCAAAGCGGATGTTGGCCACGTGTTCTGCGAGACGCCGCTCCAGCCCCGGCCTATCCAGTAGGTACACCCCGCCTCTTATGCGGAAGCGGATAAAGTCGCCGTCTAGGTTTGTCACGTAGAGCTCGTCGTACCTCCTAACCACCACCTCTCGGGGGATGCCTACCCTCTCCGCCGAGACGGCGCTGACGAGGCTTGTGCAATGTCTGGGAAGCCCCACTACGTTGTGTTCTTCAAAGACTTCTGCGTCTTTTAAGGCGGCTGCTACGGACAGTCCAGCAGGACCTGCACCTATGACCGCAATACGCACGACACTATTTGTCAGCATTTATATATTCGGCTTCCACGGGGGCTGTGTTGTACAAGAAAGCGATTAGAGACCCAATCCACGGCTTCATTAAGCTCACTGAGGAGGAGGTCAAGTTTATAGACGGCGAGCCTCTTGTCCAGAGGCTGAGGTATGTGAAACAACTGGGCTTCGTCTATCTTGTATATCCAACGGCCACGCATACGAGGTTTGACCACAGCTTAGGCGTGATGTACATCGCCACGTTGCTTGGGGAGAAGATAATGCAGTTGATGGGCGAGAAAGACGAGGGCTTGCTTCAGCACCTCCGCATAGCCGCCTTGTTGCACGACCTGGGGCACCTGCCGTTTTCCCACTCCTTCGAGGCCGTGGTCAGCGAAGTTCTCCACATGGCCAAGAAGGGTGGGTGCGTCGATGTGGACCTTTCCATGTTTGACGTGGGGAAGCCCCACGAGGTCACGACTAGGCTTCTAGTGGATAAAGTTTCGCCAAGGCTCTCTGAGCTGGGCTACGACCCAGACCTCGTCAAGGCTTTGCTGTTTGACGGAGAGAAGTATAAGCCGTTTCACAGCATACTCTCGGGGGTATTTGACGCAGACCGGCTGGACTACATAATGCGAGATATGTATTTCACGGGGGCGGCTGTGGGCACCAGTTTTACACACATAGACCTCGAGCGAGTTGTGGAAAATCTCGAGGAGGCGGGGGACAGATTTCTGTTTAACGAGAAGGCGAGAGTTAATTTGGAGGGCTACTTAATCACGCGCTATAACTTGTATCGGCACGTCTACCTCCACCACAAGACGGTCCTTTTTACAGAAGTCGCGAGGAGCATAATAGCTGAGAATGTGGAAAAATGTGCGGAGGGGCGCGGGGGTGAGATTTGTCAATATCTCTGCGACCTCGCGAGATTTATATCAGGCGACGTAGATGAAGAGGTGGTTTGGAAGGCCACAGACGAGTACTTCGTCTCAGTCTTTGTCAAAGACCCAAAGTTTAGGGAGCTACTTTCACGCAAGCAGCTCGACTACGTGGCTCTTTGGAAGCGTGAAAAAGACTTCTTGGAGGTGTTTAAGGACCCCGTTAGGCTTAACGAGGCTGTGGATAGGCTTGGCCCGCCGCACTGGGCCTTGATAGACAAGTTGAAGAAGAAGCTCGTGGAGCGGCTCAACGTCGAGCTCGGCGATTCCAACTGCAGACTTGAGCCCAGCGACGTGTTGATATCTTACGTGAGCTTTGACCCCAGGGCAGAGGACTTGTATATAACGACGGCGCGGGGGCCTGTGCCAATATACGAAATTTCTCCACTGGTGGCCGCAGTCAACGAGGCGTGGAGGAGGGCCCCCCACCTCTTTGTGCACGTTAGGAGGGGGGTTTTGGACAAGTGCAAAAACGCCCTCGATATTTTAAAAGCGTCGTTAGAGCCGCTTCTCGAGCTGACTATTAGGAGAATCTCATCCTAGCGACACGCCGAGCGTCTTTTTCACGTACTCCGCTACCTCATCTCTAGTCTGTTCATACAGCGCCTTGCCCTCCTTTGTAAGCTCCACCACGCCGCCTCTTATCGCCACCTCGCGCCTCAGAAGCTGAGGCCACACCCGCCAGTTGTACCTCTCGCCGAGCTCCTCAACCGCGCGCCTGGCCAACTCGTCTATTTCCTCCACCTTGGCGGGGCCCTCGGCGAGCCGGCGCATTATGACTAGCCGGAGGTATTCCCCAATGGGGCTGTAGCGTACATATTGGACATACATACGATATAGTGAAACCTCCGTTATTTATCTCCAGGACTTAAGAAGAGGTGTAGGGAGGGAGGGGGTAAATTGAAAATTCCTGTGTAGAGGTGTGGGGCCTGTGGAGGTACCAGTGGTGTCTAGGTGGCAGATAGAGGACTTGAAAAATAGGTCTCGGGAAGTGTCCTTCGACTTAGAGCTTACCAAGAGCCGGGTTGAATATGTGGGCGGGTTTGCCAAGTTTGAGTACCGGGGCGTCTGGTACGAGGTGGCGTTGGACGAGCTTCCAGATGTGGACGAGGAGAGCTGTGAAGTATATGCATATGTGGAGGGGACGTGGCGCGAGTTGTCGATAGCTGAGAGCCGGTTTTATAAGCTGTGCGTGTTTAAGAGGGGCTGGGCCCCCACCTTGATGATAGATGGAATCACTATGCACAGCGTCTTGGAGGACCCCATGGTCATAACCGCGCGGAAGATTAGGAGAGTCGGCGGGCGCGTCTTTGAGTGTTGCACCGGCCTCGGCTACACAGCAATTGAGGCCTTGAGGAGGGGGGCTAGGCAGGTGGTCACCGTGGAGGTGGACCCCAACGTGTTAACTCTGGCCATGTACAACCCCTTTAGCAGAGGACTCTGGTCTCCTGCGGTGGATATAGTGGTGGAGGACTGCTTGGTCTTCATCGCCGCTGTTAGAGACTCGTCGTTTGACTACGTAATACACGACCCCCCGAGACTTAGCCATGCCACTCAGAAGCTGTACTCTGAGGGTCTTTACAGAGAGTTTTACAGAATTTTGAAAAGGGGCGGAGGGTTGTTTCACTATGTGAGTCAAACCGGCGTGAAGTACAGGGGGCTTAATCCACTGCGCGGCGTAGTGGAAAGGCTTAGCAAAGTGGGGTTCGTCGTAGAGGGGGCGGAGAGCGGAATTGGGGTGTATGCGAAAAGGCGCTAGAGGAGGTGGGGCACTCTGTTTAAGACAACGCCGCCTTCTGCAACGTAGACCATGTCCTCTATTCTTACGCCGCCTACGCCATCGATGTAGACGCCTGGCTCAATGGTTATAACTTGGCCTCTCTTCAGGACCTCTTTAGACGTGGCATAGAGCCGTGGGGGCTCGTGTACTTCAACGCCGACGCCGTGCCCCGTGGAGTGGATGAAGTAGTTGGCAAAGCCGTACTCTCCGAGGACGTCTCTCGCCGCCTTGTCCACATCTGCGGCCGGCGCGCCTTCCCTTACCGCCTTCTCTGCGGCCTTTACTGCCTCATATACGGCGTATACCGCGTCTTTGAGTACGGGCCCCGGGTTGCCCATTAGGAGAGTCCTAGTCATGTCTGAGCAGTACACGTCCTTCTTAGCCCCTATGTCCACCACCACTAGGTCGCCTTGTGTAATCTTCCTGTCCCCAAAGCGGTAGTGGGGGAAGGCGCCGTTGGGCCCTGAGGCCACTATTGGGTCAAAGGCAACGCCGTCTGCGCCCTCCTCCATAAACCACTTGTAGACCAGAGCCGCCACATCTCTCTCCCTTAGTCCGACAAGCCTCATTTCGCCAAGCCGTAGAAAGGCCCTCTCAGTTATCTTAAGAGCTTCTCTCATAAGTTCTAGCTCCCACTCCTCTTTAACGCTACGCAAGTCCAACAGCTCTGTAGACACGTCCACTCCCAACTCCTTGCTGTCGGAGGCTACTCTCCCCTGGAGCCTCTTGGCAACGTCCAGGAAGCTGGACGCTATCTCTAACTCCTCCCCAGGCCTCCTTGGGGGCAACTCTGTGGAAGCCAACGCTACGATTTTGTCTACGGGGGCGGTGGCCTTTGCTCTGGCGTAGTCCAGCCTAGATACATACAGGGTGGCGCGTCCCGTGGAGAGCTCTAGGACTAGCCCCAACGCGTCTGGCATACCCACCGCGTAGGCCAAGTTGGGGCTCTTTGTGAGAACCAAGTAGTCGAAGCGTTCTGAGAACGCCTTTGCCAGCTTTTTCAAGTTCCGCATGGCTAAAAATGGGCCTTATTTAATCTCTTCAGCGGCACGGGCTTGTCGTATTTTCTCACCACTGTGAAGTAGATCACTGTCACGACGTCCCTGTCACCCACCTCGCCGTATATCTCGCGTAGCTCGTTTATCAGCTCTTCTCTGCTTGTAAATCCCTCGGCCTCTACTACCTCTTCGCCGAGTTTTCCCAGCTCGGTGTAGTACACCCTTGTGATGAGGGCCTCGGCGTATATTTTGTCGCAACAGACTATGTATATGAGAGAGAGCCTCGGCTTCACTACGCCGTATCTAACAGTGACCCTCTTCCTCCCGCTTAGTACGCTCTCCAAATACTTCTCTTTGAATCTAACGAAGGGCCCTATGTCCACCTCTCTGCCCACAGACAGCCGAACCTTTATATTAATCAACCTTATGTACCCCGTGTGCGAGGTCGCCGCCGTGGAAGACCGCTTGGTCTTCTCAGGCCCCGAGCTTGAGACCGTAATGGCGTATCTAACCGTGAGAAACGTGGCGGAAAGGGTAGAGGTGAGAGACGGGGCCCTTCACATAACGCCCCAGCTCCCGGAGTTGGCCAGCGCCTTGAAGGCCTTGTGCAACTCCGACGTCTCGTCGCTTCTCCTGGACGTAAAAGAGTCGTTGTTGCACATGGGGTGGCTCGTGGAGGGGGGGAGGGACATTGTAAAAATTAGGAGAAGCAGGAGGGCTGGCGTTAGCGGCTTTATAACGTTTGAATACGACAAATTGAACAGAACGGCGTCTGTGGTAACAACCCAGCTCTGCCTCGCCGGGGAGCTACAGAGGCTGGGGTTTGAAGTGTCAGCGTCGAAGTACCTCCTAGAGGCGCGGAGGCACGTGAACTCCCTGGTGGAGGCCATAGAGCTGGAGGAGGAGCTGAGCAAGCTGACATGTTAGCGCTTATACTCCTAGTAGCTCAAATCGCGGTAGTGGCCTTCGCCGTGTATACGGGCCGGCGGAGGCTTAAGGCCATGATAAACGACGCACAAAACCACACAGAGGAGCTCGTGAAAGAGGACTTGCCCGAGGTGGACAAGTCCATCCTAAAGCTACTGGCCGAGAGACAAGGCGTCGTGTACCAGAGCGAGATTATGAAGGTGTTAGGCCTTCCTAAGAGCACGGTACACAAGGCGTTGAGGAGGCTCAGCGAGGCTGGCTACGTCGAAATACAAAAACGCGGTCGGCTTAACGTCGTTGTGCTTAAACGTCCTACTTCAGAGGCTTCAACAACTTAACTTCGCCGTATTTGCGCAGAGTGTCGATTATCAGCGGGAGGGGGGCTTCCTCCAAGCCGCTGTAGCCCGCAAGTCTTACGTCGTCCTCTGTAACTCTGATAAATCCGCTTCCAACCCTAATAGTGACCTCTTTTGGCCCATAAACAATCTTAAACCTCTGCCTAGCCTCAGCCAGCAACTTAGCTATCTCGGCGGCTAGGGCCAATTGCTCCTTAGTAGGCTTACCCCGCGGCTTTCTCTTCTTCAGCTCACTCAAGTCCTCTTGAGAAAAGTCGCCCTTCACTACGCCTTTAACCTTATCCACCACCACTAAGTTCCCCTCGTAGTCTACTACCTCTACGTTCTCGCCTCTCTCCACCCTAGCCACTAGCTCTTGTAACGTTATCTTCTCCACGGGGGGCTCAAATATTAAATTTAAAACGTTTAGCCGGACGTGGACTCCGCTTCCCCAGCCTCCGAATATCTTGCACACTTGTCCAAGTGCCCCTCCTGTGGGAGAGATATGGAGGTGGTCAACCAGTTTCTGAGAATAGACCAGCTGACGGGCAGGAGAGTCTTTGAGAGAAGTCTAACGTGTAAGTGGTGTGGTATAAAAATTAGGCAGTATGTACAACTATGAGCAGGGCAGTGCTCTACAAAAGGTCGGAGGAGTTAAAACAGCGCTACTCCCTCTACGGCTTGTTCACAGCCGTGTTCTACCTAGTCACTCTGCTGGTCGGCGGGGTAGTATACGCCTCGAGTAATCTCCCAGTGTACTTAAGCAGAAACGCCGCGGCGGCAAGCGGCTACGGCGATGTCATTTTTCTACAGAGCATCTTGGTCCTCATCTCCTTTATACTTCTGGCAACGTCGGCGCTTTTGATCTTCCTCTCCAGGGCAACTACATCCAGGGGAGAGTTTGCGTCGAGCTTTAAACTCCTCTACTCAGCAATTGTAACCGCTGGGGTTGCTCTGGGCTTCTCCGCCTCTGCCGCAGCGCCGCCAGCCTCGGGGATAGTGGGCTGGCCCCTCTACCTCTACCTAGCCCTCATCGCCGCCTCTCTAGCCATGACCATTTTCGCCATTACAATCCTAAGAGGCGTCACCAGCTACTATGCGCCTAGGCGGAAGTAGCGCGCCGGATCGCCTGTCTTCTCAATAAGAGATAAGCTGACAAGCGCGTTTAGCAGGTTGTTCAAAGGCGCCTCCAGCCCTTCGCATTTGAAAACGGCGCAAAACGCTTTCAACGGCTGGTATAAGTCGAGCTTTACCACATACGGCGTTTTAACAAGCCTAGAAATCACGTCGCCTTTAAACACGGCTGATACCCACGCCGGAAATGCCCGCTCCTTTCTCTCCCGCTCCAAGAGTTTTACAAGTCCCATTAGGCTTTTGAGGAATACAACCCCCAGCTCAACTCTGTCGTATTTCTCCAGTTGCCGCGTTATGTGCTTCCCTAAGTCTATGTAGACGTCGAGCACTGGCTCAAGGCGCTTCATGAACTTGACGCCCTCCACCGCCATGTCGCACTTAGCCTTGTCTGGACAAGTGGAGCAGGCATCGCCCAGCTTTTCTCGGGCACAGACGACGCATGTCCCAGTAATTTTACACATGTCAAGAGCCGGCGCCGTGAAGCCGCAGGAGGGGCAGGTGGCTATCCCCTTGGCAACCTCTAGATTGCCCACTAGTATAAATAGTCCCCCATATATAATTGACATGAGCGTCGCCATAGTGGCGGAGGCCCAGACGCCGGATGAGCCAACGCGAGATATATACTTCGAAGTCAAGAAGAGGGGGCTTAAGACTAGGTATATACCTATACAGAGGCTATCTGTCAGAGTAGCCGAAGGGGGAGCCGTGGTGGAGACGCGCAGAGGGCCTCTCGACGCCTCGGTGGTTGTGGTAAGGGGGCTGGGGTATGTGGTAGACAGCAACACCTTAATGCGGCGTGTGTCCACAATTAGAATCCTCGAGAGAAGCGGCGTGGCAGTCATAAACCCAGTAGACGCGCTTATGACGTGTAGAAATAAGCTGGAGAGCATATACCTCCTCAAGCTCGCGGGCATTAGAGTCCCCTACACGGTGGCCACGGAGGACTTATACTACGGATACGCCGCCGCTAAGGAGATGGGGAAGGTGGTGATAAAGCCCATACAGGGTAGCCGGGGCTTCGGCGCCATGATGTTCAACGACCCAGAGGTGGCCTTCCAAGTAATGCGCACGCTTCTTGTGGCGAGGAACCCCCTCTACATACAGCAGTACATAGAAAAGCCAAATAGAGACATAAGGATAATAGTAGTGGACGGAAGGCCCATCGGCTGTATGTACCGGGTGTCTAACAGCTGGAAGACCAATATAGCGCAGGGCGCTGTGGGCATTCCTTGCAAGCTCGACGCCGAGTTAGAGGACATAGCGGTCAAGGCCACTAAGACGCTGGGCCTCGT contains:
- a CDS encoding RsmD family RNA methyltransferase; the encoded protein is MGPVEVPVVSRWQIEDLKNRSREVSFDLELTKSRVEYVGGFAKFEYRGVWYEVALDELPDVDEESCEVYAYVEGTWRELSIAESRFYKLCVFKRGWAPTLMIDGITMHSVLEDPMVITARKIRRVGGRVFECCTGLGYTAIEALRRGARQVVTVEVDPNVLTLAMYNPFSRGLWSPAVDIVVEDCLVFIAAVRDSSFDYVIHDPPRLSHATQKLYSEGLYREFYRILKRGGGLFHYVSQTGVKYRGLNPLRGVVERLSKVGFVVEGAESGIGVYAKRR
- a CDS encoding HD domain-containing protein; the encoded protein is MLYKKAIRDPIHGFIKLTEEEVKFIDGEPLVQRLRYVKQLGFVYLVYPTATHTRFDHSLGVMYIATLLGEKIMQLMGEKDEGLLQHLRIAALLHDLGHLPFSHSFEAVVSEVLHMAKKGGCVDVDLSMFDVGKPHEVTTRLLVDKVSPRLSELGYDPDLVKALLFDGEKYKPFHSILSGVFDADRLDYIMRDMYFTGAAVGTSFTHIDLERVVENLEEAGDRFLFNEKARVNLEGYLITRYNLYRHVYLHHKTVLFTEVARSIIAENVEKCAEGRGGEICQYLCDLARFISGDVDEEVVWKATDEYFVSVFVKDPKFRELLSRKQLDYVALWKREKDFLEVFKDPVRLNEAVDRLGPPHWALIDKLKKKLVERLNVELGDSNCRLEPSDVLISYVSFDPRAEDLYITTARGPVPIYEISPLVAAVNEAWRRAPHLFVHVRRGVLDKCKNALDILKASLEPLLELTIRRISS
- a CDS encoding helix-turn-helix transcriptional regulator, whose amino-acid sequence is MLALILLVAQIAVVAFAVYTGRRRLKAMINDAQNHTEELVKEDLPEVDKSILKLLAERQGVVYQSEIMKVLGLPKSTVHKALRRLSEAGYVEIQKRGRLNVVVLKRPTSEASTT
- a CDS encoding tyrosine--tRNA ligase, whose product is MDVEERLSLVLRYPTEEVITVEELRELFQGGYKLNHYIGFEISGFIHIGTGVVSMSKVVDLQRAGVRTTVFLADIHSWLNNKLGGDLDTIRRVAVTYYVETFKRIIEVLGGDPDATRFVLGSDLYHHNDEYWFLLMDITRHLTLSQVRHSLTILGRKMGESIPLAYLVYPPLQVADVFALGAHIPHGGIDQRRAHILARQVADKIRFYPLTVDGKRIKPVALHHRLLPALNISSKPSSKEELSELKMSKSIPQSAIFVHDSPEEIRQKVAKAYCPPREVEYNPVLELLRIAAFREERKTPLVIKRPEKYGGDVEVWKYEELEAMYKEGKIHPADLKAVTAEALAALLEPVYKFFQGPGAKLLEEMRNIAITR
- a CDS encoding ASCH domain-containing protein, whose protein sequence is MGREVDIGPFVRFKEKYLESVLSGRKRVTVRYGVVKPRLSLIYIVCCDKIYAEALITRVYYTELGKLGEEVVEAEGFTSREELINELREIYGEVGDRDVVTVIYFTVVRKYDKPVPLKRLNKAHF
- a CDS encoding ATP-grasp domain-containing protein, translating into MSVAIVAEAQTPDEPTRDIYFEVKKRGLKTRYIPIQRLSVRVAEGGAVVETRRGPLDASVVVVRGLGYVVDSNTLMRRVSTIRILERSGVAVINPVDALMTCRNKLESIYLLKLAGIRVPYTVATEDLYYGYAAAKEMGKVVIKPIQGSRGFGAMMFNDPEVAFQVMRTLLVARNPLYIQQYIEKPNRDIRIIVVDGRPIGCMYRVSNSWKTNIAQGAVGIPCKLDAELEDIAVKATKTLGLVYSGVDIGEGREGYVVFEVNASPDWRGFKQATGINPAVYLADYIERVARR
- a CDS encoding NAD(P)/FAD-dependent oxidoreductase: MRIAVIGAGPAGLSVAAALKDAEVFEEHNVVGLPRHCTSLVSAVSAERVGIPREVVVRRYDELYVTNLDGDFIRFRIRGGVYLLDRPGLERRLAEHVANIRFGEKVTAIKGPYLYTERGEKYGPYDYIVVAEGSLRRLSRAYGEVVRLPGLQVDVKSPAELPGITVVYNPKISQAYFAWVVEVDKGVYRVGLADKCCLVEKLNKLVKLLKGSPVDRPFGGGVLAGPPVQRVVHGRVVLVGDAAGLVKPLSGGGIVLAVKSGKLAAEALARGTPSLYEEGTRQLRMRLRAAHLLFKLLYGKRAVDRLLKTLSGGDYLAVDYDDHVKTLATAALTDPRSLAALRALLLAGYSYVSHFFK
- a CDS encoding aminopeptidase P family protein; translation: MRNLKKLAKAFSERFDYLVLTKSPNLAYAVGMPDALGLVLELSTGRATLYVSRLDYARAKATAPVDKIVALASTELPPRRPGEELEIASSFLDVAKRLQGRVASDSKELGVDVSTELLDLRSVKEEWELELMREALKITERAFLRLGEMRLVGLRERDVAALVYKWFMEEGADGVAFDPIVASGPNGAFPHYRFGDRKITQGDLVVVDIGAKKDVYCSDMTRTLLMGNPGPVLKDAVYAVYEAVKAAEKAVREGAPAADVDKAARDVLGEYGFANYFIHSTGHGVGVEVHEPPRLYATSKEVLKRGQVITIEPGVYIDGVGGVRIEDMVYVAEGGVVLNRVPHLL